From Candoia aspera isolate rCanAsp1 chromosome 4, rCanAsp1.hap2, whole genome shotgun sequence, a single genomic window includes:
- the LOC134497550 gene encoding HIG1 domain family member 1A, mitochondrial-like has translation MASSSDFPTYDNSASSKLLRKSQESPFIPVGLAGFLGLAAYGIYRLKHRGDTKMSIHLIHTRMAAQGFVVGSIICGVVYSMVRDYVWKPQAKS, from the exons ATGGCATCCAGTTCAGACTTCCCTACCTATGACAACAGCGCAAGTTCAAAGCTGCTCAGAAAATCCCAGGAAAGTCCATTCATCCCAGTCG GTTTAGCAGGCTTCCTAGGCCTGGCCGCCTATGGGATCTACCGGCTGAAGCACAGAGGGGACACCAAGATGTCCATCCACCTGATCCACACACGTATGGCCGCCCAGGGCTTCGTGGTGGGGAGCATAATTTGTG GTGTGGTCTATTCAATGGTCCGGGATTATGTCTGGAAGCCCCAGGCCAAGTCTTAG